The DNA sequence CATGCGCTGCGCCACCTGCGCGGCCTTCTCGACGGCGTCCGGAGTTCCCGTCAGCGTCAGTTGCTCGCCGCGCAGCGTCGCGCGCACGGGAAACAACCGCTGCAGTTCCGAGAGGTTGCCGTCGGCCACGCCCGCGAGCGTGAGCAGGTCGGCGCCTTCGGTCGGCAGCTTGGTGGTGATGCTCTCCCCACCCATCGTACTGTCGGTCATCCTCACTCCTGGACGCAGATGTGCAGTTCGTCGAGATCCTGCGCCGGCACCTGCGAGGGAGCGCCCTCGAACAGCGCACGCGCCGCCGTCGTCTTCGGGAACGCGATGACATCGCGCAGGGACTCGGCGTTCGAGAGGATCATCGCGATGCGGTCGAAGCCGAAGGCGATGCCGCCATGCGGGGGGGCGCCGGCGCGCAGGCCTTCGAGCAGGAAGCCGAAACGGCGCTCCTGCTCGGCGGGCTCGCCGATGCCCAGCAGCTGGAACATGCGGGCCTGTACGGCGGGGTCCGACGTGCGGATCGAGCCGCCGCCGAGCTCGGTGCCGTTGAGCACGCAGTCGTACGCGAACGCGCGCCAGGTCTCGGGCGCGTCCGGCCGCGACGCCATGTCGTCCGTGTTCGGCGAGGTGAACGGATGGTGCACGGCCGCCAACGCACCGGTCTCCGGATCCTTGTCGAACATCGGGAAGTCGAGCACCCAGAGGAACTCGCGACGGTTCGGATCGGCGAGGTTGAGTCGCGCGGCGCACTCCTGACGCACGCGATCCAGCGCCGGGCTCGAGATGCGATCCGCGCCCGCCACGGCGAGCAACAGGTCGCCCTCGGCGAGCCCGAGCGAGCTTGTGGCTTCGGCCGGCAGGAACTTGGCCAGCGGTCCTTCGAGCTTGCCCTCGGCCAGCTTGAGGCGCACCAACCCGCCCGCGCCGGCGCCCTTGGCGATGGCTTCAAGTTCGTCCACCTGCTTGCGGCTCCAGGTTGCCGCGCCGGGCACCACGATGCCGCGCACGCGGCCACCTGCCGCGATCGCCGACTGGATGATGCCCGACTCGCTGCCGCGGAACGCCGCGGTCAGGTCGCGGATCTCCAGGCCGTAGCGCAGGTCCGGCCGATCGCAGCCGTAGCGCTCCATCGCCTCCGCGTAGCTCATGCGCGGGAACGGCGTCTGCACCGCGATGCCCGCCTCGGCCCACAGCGCCTGCATGAGGCCTTCGGCCATCGCGATGATGTCCTCGCGGGTGATGAACGAGGCCTCGATGTCGATCTGCGTGAACTCCAGCTGGCGGTCCGCGCGAAGGTCCTCGTCGCGGAAGCAGCGCGCGATCTGGAAGTAGCGGTCGAAGCCGGCGCACATGAACAGCTGCTTGTAGATCTGCGGTGACTGCGGCAGCGCGAAGAACTCGCCCGCGTGCATGCGGCTCGGCACGAGGAAGTCGCGCGCGCCTTCCGGCGTCGGCTTCGTAAGGATCGGCGTCTCGAGCTCGAGATAGCCCTGCGCGCTCAGGAAGTTGCGCGTCACCTGCATGAGGCGATGCCGCAGCACGAGGTTGCGCTGCAGCTCCGGACGGCGCAGGTCGAGCACGCGATGCCGCAGGCGCAGGTCTTCCGACGGACGCTTGGCTTCCTTGTCGAGCGCGACCGGAATCGCCGGCGTCGTCGCCGGCCCGACCACGCGGATGTCGCTCACGCGCACCTCGATCTCGCCGGTGGCCATCTCCGGGTTCTTCAGGCCGTCCGGGCGCGGGGCGACCACACCGTCGACGAGCACGGCGCACTCGAGTCCGATGCCCACGGCCTTGGCGATGACATCGGCGGCAGTCCAATGCGGATTGAACGCGAGCTGCACCAGCCCCTCGCGGTCACGGAGGTCGATGAACAGCTGCCCCCCGAGGTCGCGGGACTTGTGCACCCAACCACCCAGCGTGACACGCTGGCCGTTGTGCGCGAGGCGCAGGGCTCCGCCAAGGTGCGAGCGAAGCGTAGTAGCGAGCGGATCGACAGCGGTCACGGAAGCGGGCGGCGGCGAGGCGTGAGGAAAGGGACGAAGCGGACGGCGAGAACCCCGAGGCCGGCGCCGGCGGTGTCGGCGACCCAGTCGGCGAAGCTCATGGATCGACCCGGGATGAAGCTTTGATGCCATTCGTCCACGGCACCGAGCAACGAGACGCCCGCGAGCACGGCGACAAGCGTTGTCAGCCGGCGAGGGGTCAGCGTCGCGCGCAGCGAGAGCGCCGCGAGGATGGCGTAGGCGCTGAAGTGGGCGACTTTGTCGAGGCCGAGGCCGTCCGGCCCCAGCACGAGCTTGGGCCAAGAGGTTCCGACGAGGACGATCGCCAACCAGAGGACGGGAGGGGTCCAGCGGGCCGCGGCACGGGGTACCGCGGCAGGGGGACTCGCATCAGGCATTGAAGACGTAAATCTAACTCCCACAGCCACTTGGTGGAAGTCACAGCACATTGCTTCCTGTACCAGAATCCGGTACTCTGCAACATGCTGAATTTGCTCGACTTGGCCCCCGCAGACGCCGAACGCACCCTGCGCGACTTCGCCGTGGCCCACGGCGAGAAGCCGTTCCGCGGCAGCCAGGTGGTCCCGCACCTGTGGCAGAAGCCCGTCGCCAGCTTCGAGCAGATGACGGACCTGCCCAAGGCCTTCCGGGACTTGTTGGCGCAGCACTTCACCCTGCCCCGCCTCGAGCTCCTGACGGAGCAGAAGTCCGTGGACGGCACGTGCAAGTTCCTGTTCAAGCTCGCCGACGGCCAGAGCATCGAGACGGTCGCCATTCCCGACGGCGATCGCATGACGTTCTGCATCTCGTCGCAGGTCGGCTGTGCCCTCAAGTGTGCGTTCTGCGCCACGGGTGTGATGGGCTTCGCCCGGAACCTGACGGTGAGCGAGATCGCCGGGCAGGTGCGCGAACTCGCGCTGCTCGATCCGCCCGTCCGTGCGACCAACATCGTGTTCATGGGCATGGGGGAGCCGCTCATGAACTGGAAGGCGGTGGAGCACGTGCTCACCGTGCTGAACGACCCGAAGGGCTTCGGCATCGGCGCGCGGCACATCACCGTCTCGACGGTCGGCGTGCTGCCCGGCATCATCGCGCTCGGGCAACGCAAGGAGCAGTTCCGCCTCGCGATCTCGATCCACGCGCCGAGCGACGAGCTGCGCGGCGAGCTCATGCCCGTGAACATCAAGTATCCGCTGGCCGACGTCATCAGGGCGGCGGCGGAGTTCGACCGGCGCGTCACCTTCGAGTACGTGATGCTCGGCGGCGTGAACGACAAGCCCGAACATGCCGACCAGCTGGCCAAGCTGGCGCGCGACTGCGGCGCCTTCGTGAACCTGATTCCGCTGCATCCCGGCGGTTCGATGGGGTTCACGCCCACGCCGCCGAATGAGATCGCGAAGTTCGCGCGCCGCATCCGCGACCGCGGCGTCGAGGTGGCGATCCGGAAGAGCCGCGGCATGGACATCGCCGCGGCCTGCGGGCAGCTACGGGTGGAACGTCTCCGCCGGCGGCCGCCAGGCGCGTCCGAGCACGACCGTGAGGTCGAGGTAGCGTGAACTGTCGGGGCGCGCGACGACGCGCGCCCCACCCAGCGCCCGTGCCGCGAGCTCGCCCCAGTCCATGCGGCCGCTGTGCACGTAGACGACGCTCGAGTCCACCTTCTCGCTGCTGTTGCCCGAACCGACCACGTCGAAGCCGAGGTCCCGCAGCGCGAAGGTGCCGCGTCGCGCCAGGCCGCGGACGTCCGTGCCGTTGAGCACTTCGGTGCGGATGCGCAGGCTGTCGGGGACCACACGCGCGACGCGCGACGCCTGCGGGCGCGCCGGGCCCGCTTCGCCATTCGGCCGCGCATAGCGCCACAGCAGCGCGGCCGCCGCGACCACGCCGAGCGCCAGCAGGATCCAGCGTCCGCGGATGCGCCTTACCGGACGAGATTCCATAGCGCCACCGTCTCAGGGAACAACGCCTTCCCCTCCCGCACCGTCCACTCGATCCGCATGCGCACGACCTGGCGGAACACGCCGTCGAAGTCATGCGCCAAGTGGTCCGCGAGGAAGGCGCGATCCGCGCGGGCGAACTGCCGCCCCGGCTCGAGGAAGTCCGCCATGTAGAGCGCCCGCCCCACGCGCGACCAGCCGGCGTAGCCGACGGTGTGCCAGCGAATCGCGTCAAGCACGTCGCGGCGCGCCTCGCCGTCGCGTTCGAGCCGCGCGGCCGCGGCGGGACCGTGCAGCGTCTCCACCGGACGATCCGGCCCGTCGGCCAGCGCCCGCAGCGTCTCGGGGGCGGCGTCGCGCAGCGCATCGTGCCAACGCCCGGCATCGTGCCACGCCTGGGCCTCGTCTGCGGTGAGGCGCAGCTGCGCAGCCCAGCGGTCGAGCAGCGCCGTCACACGCGCGATGTGCGCGCGGCGCTTCTCGCCGACTTCGGCCCACGCGGGCAGTACAGGGTCGCTCATCCGGTCCTCGTGACGCGCTGGGTCAAGACGCCGAGGGCGCCGACGACGTCACGCAACTCGGTGGTGGCCCGTTCGAGGCTCCGCAGCGCATCCGCCTGCCCCGCCACCGAGGCGCTGACGCTGGCCAAACCCTCGCGATTGCGCGCGACGATGGCTTCGAGACGCGTCAAGCGTTCGCGCATCCGCTCCACGTCGCGGCGCTGCTCCTCGGCACTCCCGGCGATACGCGCCGCGTTCAATGCCGCGGCTGCCGTGCCCTCGACGATGCGTCCGAGTGCCTCGCGCGAGCCGGCGCTCCGCGCCTCGGCGTCCCCCACCAGCGACTCGCCGCGCGCCATCAGCTGCGCGGTCTGCTGCATCTGGTCCTCGAACCCCTTGAGGGCCCGCTGTGCATCGTCGGCCGCCCGCCCGCTCTCGTCGGCGAGGGCGCGCACCTCTTCGGCGACGACGGCAAATCCCCGCCCCTCGTGCCCCGCGCGCGCCGCCTCGATCGCCGCGTTGAGCGCGAGGAGGTTCGTCTGCACAGCCAGCTCGCGAATCACGGTGATGAATCCCGTGACCTCGCGCATCGTTGCGCCAAGCGTCGTCACGCGCGCGGCGCTCTCGGCCGTGAAGCCCTTGGCGTCGAGCAACTGCTGCAGCGCGCCTTCCACCGCCGCGCGGTTCTCCGCCGCCACCGACGAGGCCTGCCGCGTGCCGTCGTGGGCGGCGCCGGCATCCGTCGCCACGGCACGCGTGCGCTCGGCCAGCGCCCGCATGCTCCCCAAACCTTGGGTGAGCTGTTCCGTCTCTTCCTGCAGGCCCCGCTCGATCTCCGCGACCGCGCGCACGACGCCATCGCCACCGCCGCGCAGCGCGCGCGCCGATTCCGTGAGCGTCGCCACCTCCTGGGTCAGGCGCTCCACCGTCGCGACCAACGGCGCCCGCAGGTCCATCAGGTGCAGCGTCGTCGCCAGCTGCTGCGCCACCCGCTTGAGGAGGACGCCCTCCTTGGCCCCGTAGGCGCCGCGCTTGGGCGTATCCAGCTCCAGCAACCCGATGAGCCGATCGCCGAAGGTGAGCGGCGCGACGGCGCGCGACGCCGCATCCGCACGCGAGCGCTCCACACGCGCATCCCGGTTGGCGTCGGCGAGCAGCAGCACCTCGCGCGACGCGAGCGCCTCGCTGCGCAGGCGCTCGCCGTCTCGGGGTGCCGCCTCCGGCACGGCCAGGAAGCCGTCCCCCGTGCGATAGATCACCGTCGCCTCGCGTCCGTCCCAGCGGAGCACGCGCAGTTCCTTCCACTCCAGCAGGCGATACGCCATGCGCTCGAGTCGCGCGATGGCCGAGCCGACCGTGGCGTCGGCGGCGACCGCCGCCTCCATCGCCAGCACGGTGTTGAGCTCCTCCGCCGCAATGCTCTCCTCGAGGATGCGCTTGAGCAGCAGCCCGGCGAAGCCGAGCATCACCGCGACCAGCGCGACGCCCGCCGGCTCCAGCGTGTGGATCGCCGCCAACATCGCCGTCAGCACGAACGTGCTCGCGCCGAGTCCGATCACCTCGTAGCGCAAGATCAGCGACCGCTCCTCGGGCGAGAGCTTGTCGCGCACGATCAATGACAGGTACTGCAGCGTACGCGCCAGCGCGAAGTGGACGACGACGAAAACGACGATGGCAGGCGCCTCGCCGAGCAGTCCCTCGCCGCCGGTGGCCATCGGTCCGCGAGCCCAGGCGTACCATCCGAAGGCGGCGAGCAGCGCCAAGGCTTCGCGCGAGGCGTTGATCCAGGCCGGCAGGGCGCCGCGACCGAGCAGGACCCCATCGGCCAGCATCACGCCGACGGCGACCGCGAGCGCGGCCGCCGCGGGCCCCGCGAGCAAGGTGCCGCCCACCGCGACCATTCCAAGGACGCCGACGAACGTGAACTTGGTGACGGGCAGGTGGAAGCGGCGCGCCAGCGTCGCCGCGACGATG is a window from the Pseudogemmatithrix spongiicola genome containing:
- the aspS gene encoding aspartate--tRNA ligase, whose protein sequence is MTAVDPLATTLRSHLGGALRLAHNGQRVTLGGWVHKSRDLGGQLFIDLRDREGLVQLAFNPHWTAADVIAKAVGIGLECAVLVDGVVAPRPDGLKNPEMATGEIEVRVSDIRVVGPATTPAIPVALDKEAKRPSEDLRLRHRVLDLRRPELQRNLVLRHRLMQVTRNFLSAQGYLELETPILTKPTPEGARDFLVPSRMHAGEFFALPQSPQIYKQLFMCAGFDRYFQIARCFRDEDLRADRQLEFTQIDIEASFITREDIIAMAEGLMQALWAEAGIAVQTPFPRMSYAEAMERYGCDRPDLRYGLEIRDLTAAFRGSESGIIQSAIAAGGRVRGIVVPGAATWSRKQVDELEAIAKGAGAGGLVRLKLAEGKLEGPLAKFLPAEATSSLGLAEGDLLLAVAGADRISSPALDRVRQECAARLNLADPNRREFLWVLDFPMFDKDPETGALAAVHHPFTSPNTDDMASRPDAPETWRAFAYDCVLNGTELGGGSIRTSDPAVQARMFQLLGIGEPAEQERRFGFLLEGLRAGAPPHGGIAFGFDRIAMILSNAESLRDVIAFPKTTAARALFEGAPSQVPAQDLDELHICVQE
- a CDS encoding VanZ family protein gives rise to the protein MPDASPPAAVPRAAARWTPPVLWLAIVLVGTSWPKLVLGPDGLGLDKVAHFSAYAILAALSLRATLTPRRLTTLVAVLAGVSLLGAVDEWHQSFIPGRSMSFADWVADTAGAGLGVLAVRFVPFLTPRRRPLP
- the rlmN gene encoding 23S rRNA (adenine(2503)-C(2))-methyltransferase RlmN, which codes for MLNLLDLAPADAERTLRDFAVAHGEKPFRGSQVVPHLWQKPVASFEQMTDLPKAFRDLLAQHFTLPRLELLTEQKSVDGTCKFLFKLADGQSIETVAIPDGDRMTFCISSQVGCALKCAFCATGVMGFARNLTVSEIAGQVRELALLDPPVRATNIVFMGMGEPLMNWKAVEHVLTVLNDPKGFGIGARHITVSTVGVLPGIIALGQRKEQFRLAISIHAPSDELRGELMPVNIKYPLADVIRAAAEFDRRVTFEYVMLGGVNDKPEHADQLAKLARDCGAFVNLIPLHPGGSMGFTPTPPNEIAKFARRIRDRGVEVAIRKSRGMDIAAACGQLRVERLRRRPPGASEHDREVEVA
- a CDS encoding LytR C-terminal domain-containing protein — protein: MESRPVRRIRGRWILLALGVVAAAALLWRYARPNGEAGPARPQASRVARVVPDSLRIRTEVLNGTDVRGLARRGTFALRDLGFDVVGSGNSSEKVDSSVVYVHSGRMDWGELAARALGGARVVARPDSSRYLDLTVVLGRAWRPPAETFHP
- a CDS encoding methyl-accepting chemotaxis protein is translated as MTNAIVVYRTTTPPLGTAAVLAACLLDPRWWEHPLLTLGLIVAATLARRFHLPVTKFTFVGVLGMVAVGGTLLAGPAAAALAVAVGVMLADGVLLGRGALPAWINASREALALLAAFGWYAWARGPMATGGEGLLGEAPAIVVFVVVHFALARTLQYLSLIVRDKLSPEERSLILRYEVIGLGASTFVLTAMLAAIHTLEPAGVALVAVMLGFAGLLLKRILEESIAAEELNTVLAMEAAVAADATVGSAIARLERMAYRLLEWKELRVLRWDGREATVIYRTGDGFLAVPEAAPRDGERLRSEALASREVLLLADANRDARVERSRADAASRAVAPLTFGDRLIGLLELDTPKRGAYGAKEGVLLKRVAQQLATTLHLMDLRAPLVATVERLTQEVATLTESARALRGGGDGVVRAVAEIERGLQEETEQLTQGLGSMRALAERTRAVATDAGAAHDGTRQASSVAAENRAAVEGALQQLLDAKGFTAESAARVTTLGATMREVTGFITVIRELAVQTNLLALNAAIEAARAGHEGRGFAVVAEEVRALADESGRAADDAQRALKGFEDQMQQTAQLMARGESLVGDAEARSAGSREALGRIVEGTAAAALNAARIAGSAEEQRRDVERMRERLTRLEAIVARNREGLASVSASVAGQADALRSLERATTELRDVVGALGVLTQRVTRTG